One genomic segment of Scomber japonicus isolate fScoJap1 chromosome 23, fScoJap1.pri, whole genome shotgun sequence includes these proteins:
- the LOC128353288 gene encoding tetraspanin-8-like: MQRSAVVVVADKTSLKRPFIFACAVNMALCFFMLTMTVAGHRDLLQAGQLVSNVSVVILYVLEIGCLLLSVLGVIGACKGKRWCLILFAAGMAAASQTIIVKTALSYQDVYETGVVREESKLLAMMPLSGTNKANRTLLYSIQAHFKCCGLVEGYKDWGTNLPASCHCQYPGKCIRLRGTATLGAPKNQYVYQEPCLPIYVAALKRGFSLAMGIKFGSGVFWVVLLVMSIKLMVQIERKQEFMALLQSNRYVPGAF; encoded by the exons ATGCAGCGGAGCGCAGTGGTCGTGGTGGCGGATAAAACGAGCCTGAAAAGGCCGTTTATTTTCGCATGTGCTGTGAATATG GCACTGTGCTTCTTCATGTTGACGATGACAGTGGCGGGTCATAGGGACCTCTTACAAGCCGGCCAA CTGGTGTCCAATGTTTCTGTAGTGATACTCTACGTCCTAGAAATTGgctgtctgctgctgtcagtgctCGGTGTGATTGGAGCTTGTAAAGGAAAGAGATGGTGTTTGattctg tttgcaGCTGGGATGGCAGCAGCCAGTCAAACAATAATTGTTAAAACAGCATTAAGTTACCAAGACGTTTATGAG ACAGGTGTGGTCCGGGAGGAATCCAAGTTGCTGGCCATGATGCCACTTAGTGGAACCAACAAAGCCAACAGGACCCTACTGTACAGTATTCAAGCACAC TTTAAGTGCTGTGGTCTGGTTGAAGGCTACAAAGACTGGGGCACCaaccttcctgcttcctgtcactGTCAATATCCAGGAAAATGC ATTCGACTGCGAGGCACCGCAACACTTGGGGCTCCAAAGAACCAGTATGTTTATCAAGAG CCTTGTCTACCAATCTATGTTGCTGCACTGAAACGTGGATTCTCTCTGGCAATGGGTATAAAATTTGGAAGCGGAGTGTTTTGg GTGGTTTTACTTGTTATGAGCATAAAGCTGATGGTCCAGATAGAAAGGAAACAGGAGTTCATGGCTCTTCTTCAATCTAACAGATACGTTCCTGGTGCCTTCTAG
- the LOC128385274 gene encoding ras-related protein Rab-19-like — MQTPGPEHDDSFDFLFKIILIGDSNVGKTCVVQNFKSGFFSEKQQNTIGVDFTVRTLDIEGKKVKMQVWDTAGQERFRTITQSYYRSAHGAMITYDITRRSTFDSVSEWIREVELYGAANVVLVLIGNKCDLEKEREVLFEESCSLAKERGILAALETSAKESQNVQEAFMMMARELLSRNGLHVQQGDVESDGRTPRVLLRANSRPVNGAAYTTPEKKSCC, encoded by the exons ATGCAGACCCCGGGACCCGAACATGACGATTCTTTTGATTTCCTGTTTAAGATCATCCTGATTGGAGACTCTAATGTAGGAAAAACCTGCGTGGTTCAGAATTTTAAGTCAGGGTTTTTCTCAGAGAAACAGCAGAACACCATTGGGGTGGATTTCACTGTACGAACCTTGGATATTGAGGGGAAGAAAGTGAAG ATGCAGGTGTGGGACACAGCAGGACAGGAGAGGTTTCGTACCATCACCCAGAGCTACTACCGCAGTGCTCATGGCGCCATGATCACTTATGACATCACACGCCGCTCGACCTTTGACTCGGTGAGCGAGTGGATCCGAGAGGTGGAGCTCTATGGAGCAGCCAATGTGGTGCTGGTTCTCATAG GTAATAAATGTGACTTGGAGAAAGAGCGTGAGGTTCTATTTGAGGAATCCTGCAGTTTGGCAAAAGAGAGGGGTATCCTAGCTGCTCTAGAAACATCTGCAAAG GAGAGTCAGAATGTACAAGAAGCCTTCATGATGATGGCGAGGGAGCTGCTGTCTCGTAATGGCCTTCATGTCCAGCAGGGAGATGTGGAGAGCGACGGCAGAACACCCAGAGTTCTCCTCAGGGCCAACTCTCGGCCAGTGAACGGCGCTGCTTACACAACACCAGAAAAGAAGTCGTGTTGTTGA
- the LOC128353226 gene encoding tetraspanin-8-like has product MGKVNVCVKRSYIVVVTLMGIISALLLGITLFTHGYLYGEEEMEHMLAGMHFMYAISIITLLLSITGVYGACKEKKWALIVFAVGLIPCTVYMFDLERRELGLKPKVAETIRESHLKMLPLSNASVHYIEHLNHMQMELHCCGLDQGYQDWGYNISESCLCIGDSKSPCVAAPENSSLYEHYDHDHDIMIYKEPCLTTMISHTEWGINLAVGIKFGLTLIWTFSIVLCIIILCQLRRKNDKDSPTVIYSPEAKTGNYTILTETAEYS; this is encoded by the exons ATGGGGAAAGTGAACGTCTGTGTGAAAAGAAGTTACATTGTTGTGGTGACTTTGATGGGG ATTATCAGTGCCCTGCTGTTGGGAATCACTCTGTTTACTCATGGATATTTATATGGAGAAGAAGAG ATGGAACACATGCTTGCAGGTATGCATTTCATGTACGCTATTTCCATCATAACCCTGCTCTTGTCCATCACTGGTGTGTATGGCGCCTGCAAGGAGAAGAAATGGGCACTTATTGTG tttgcAGTTGGATTGATCCCGTGTACTGTCTACATGTTTGATTTGGAGAGGCGAGAACTGGGTTTGAAGCCAAAG GTAGCTGAGACTATTAGGGAGTCACACCTGAAAATGCTACCGCTGAGTAATGCCAGTGTGCATTATATAGAGCACCTCAACCATATGCAGATGGAA CTCCATTGTTGTGGACTGGATCAAGGCTATCAGGACTGGGGCTACAACATCTCAGAATCCTGCTTGTGCATTGGAGACTCCAAAAGTCCATGC gtggcAGCCCCCGAGAACAGTAGTCTGTATGAGCAttatgaccatgaccatgacatcatgatttataaagag CCATGCCTTACAACCATGATCTCACATACCGAGTGGGGCATAAACCTGGCAGTTGGTATAAAGTTTGGACTCACATTAATCTGG ACGTTTTCAATCGTGCTCTGTATTATCATCCTGTGCCAGCTAAGACGGAAGAATGATAAAGATTCCCCCACAGTGATCTACAGCCCAGAGGCAAAAACTGGCAACTACACCATCCTCACAGAGACTGCAGAATACAGCTGA